In Desulfuromonas acetoxidans DSM 684, a genomic segment contains:
- a CDS encoding HPr family phosphocarrier protein, with protein sequence MQVKKTIEITNRLGLHARAAAQFVQVAGQYAAEVFVDKDGFEVNGKSIMGILMLAAPKGTLIEIRTEGEDAQQAMDGLEKLIHDKFGEE encoded by the coding sequence ATGCAAGTAAAGAAAACCATAGAAATTACCAATCGTCTTGGACTCCATGCACGTGCTGCCGCCCAGTTTGTTCAAGTCGCCGGGCAATACGCCGCTGAAGTCTTTGTTGATAAAGATGGTTTTGAGGTTAATGGTAAAAGCATCATGGGGATTTTGATGCTTGCCGCTCCCAAGGGGACACTCATCGAAATTCGCACAGAAGGTGAGGATGCCCAACAGGCAATGGATGGTCTGGAGAAATTAATTCATGACAAATTCGGTGAAGAGTAA
- a CDS encoding PTS system mannose/fructose/sorbose family transporter subunit IID, which yields MAIEPLPKGRLCLLSLRSLLLQCSWNFKQFQGLGWVYLLLPELRRLYPADRTLRPIVQRYLGYFNSNVFLVPTIAAAVLSLERRQRLEEPVPMSPQAFTEAVMAPFAAAGDAFFWGGLRPLCCAVAVVVGSLGYWWSPVLFLLLFNIPALFVRLVGPWLGYQHGVMVVQLLQTYRIADAAFVFKRLAVVMLGAVAAVLCHQIDMVSPYTGAMVPVVLAGVIGCTFILRQGIPLYLVILGLLGCVGVVDQFFL from the coding sequence ATGGCTATTGAACCGTTGCCTAAAGGACGTTTGTGCCTTTTAAGCCTACGCAGCCTCTTGCTGCAATGTTCTTGGAATTTTAAGCAATTTCAGGGTTTGGGTTGGGTGTATCTCCTGTTGCCGGAGTTGCGCCGCTTATATCCTGCTGATCGCACGTTGCGGCCGATTGTTCAACGCTATTTAGGCTACTTTAACAGTAATGTTTTTTTGGTGCCGACCATTGCCGCGGCTGTGTTGTCGCTGGAGAGACGCCAACGGCTTGAAGAGCCGGTTCCCATGTCACCCCAAGCGTTTACTGAAGCTGTGATGGCTCCCTTTGCGGCTGCAGGGGATGCGTTTTTCTGGGGAGGGCTGCGTCCTTTGTGTTGCGCTGTTGCCGTTGTTGTCGGTAGCTTGGGCTATTGGTGGTCACCCGTGCTGTTTCTGCTTTTGTTCAATATCCCGGCGCTGTTTGTTCGCCTGGTCGGCCCGTGGCTTGGTTATCAACATGGAGTCATGGTGGTTCAGCTTCTGCAAACGTATAGGATTGCTGATGCTGCGTTCGTTTTTAAGCGTTTAGCTGTTGTTATGCTTGGTGCTGTCGCCGCAGTGCTTTGCCATCAGATAGATATGGTGTCACCTTATACCGGGGCCATGGTTCCTGTTGTTTTAGCTGGTGTGATTGGTTGTACTTTTATTCTACGTCAGGGAATTCCTTTGTATCTTGTGATTTTAGGTCTTCTCGGATGTGTCGGCGTTGTTGATCAATTTTTTTTATAG
- a CDS encoding PTS sugar transporter subunit IIC: MILAWLGVLCVILLCGLDRTAIGQFQFGRPLVCSAAAGYLLGVFPAAFQLGLMMELLWLMRVPVGAAVAPDDTSATLGGVVLLYFFSFGTTQQDLVLVVAVAVVALVTAEIGKLLDIRTRHQNEKRFQNAVSHLAGQQWSVLQQNHLRCTVLFAMASLMSVVCVVAVGGLLLTFVLPWLMPLADGHPALLVVVFPLVGIAAMMAVLQVRKTIPLFVSGFLLTYGLLQLLEL, from the coding sequence GTGATCTTGGCGTGGCTGGGTGTTCTCTGTGTAATTCTCCTTTGTGGACTGGACCGAACGGCCATTGGCCAATTTCAATTTGGACGGCCGTTGGTATGTTCTGCTGCTGCCGGATATCTGCTGGGGGTGTTTCCCGCAGCTTTTCAGTTGGGCTTGATGATGGAGCTGCTCTGGCTGATGCGTGTTCCGGTGGGGGCCGCCGTTGCCCCTGATGATACCAGCGCCACCCTGGGGGGGGTCGTTCTGCTGTACTTTTTTTCTTTTGGCACCACCCAGCAGGACTTGGTGCTGGTGGTTGCAGTGGCCGTGGTTGCTCTGGTGACGGCGGAAATCGGTAAATTGCTTGATATCCGTACTCGCCACCAGAACGAAAAACGCTTTCAGAATGCGGTTTCCCATCTTGCCGGTCAGCAGTGGTCTGTTCTTCAGCAAAACCATTTACGTTGCACCGTGCTTTTCGCTATGGCGTCCCTGATGTCCGTGGTGTGTGTGGTTGCCGTGGGTGGTCTGCTTTTAACCTTCGTGTTGCCATGGCTGATGCCCCTTGCAGATGGGCATCCGGCTCTGCTGGTTGTAGTGTTTCCTCTCGTTGGTATTGCGGCGATGATGGCGGTATTACAGGTTCGAAAGACGATCCCCCTGTTTGTCAGCGGTTTTTTATTGACCTACGGTCTTTTGCAATTGTTGGAGCTGTAG
- a CDS encoding PTS system mannose/fructose/N-acetylgalactosamine-transporter subunit IIB, translating to MSIVLARVDNRLIHGQVLEAWVPHVQADCLIVVDDVVAQDPFRKQLMVAVVPGELDVEVCSHAEVDQLCSAHLLDSRNVIVLFSTPQDALQAYREGIHFTRLNLGNMHAQEGKRCLSRTLFVGPEDQDDLNALCQLGVMISAQCIPTDRAMRWDCHDEELKG from the coding sequence ATGTCGATTGTGTTGGCACGTGTTGATAATCGACTGATCCATGGTCAGGTTTTGGAAGCCTGGGTTCCCCATGTTCAGGCGGATTGCCTGATTGTCGTCGACGATGTTGTTGCTCAGGATCCGTTTCGCAAGCAGTTGATGGTTGCTGTCGTTCCGGGTGAATTGGATGTTGAAGTTTGTTCTCATGCTGAAGTCGATCAATTGTGTTCAGCCCATCTCCTCGATTCACGCAATGTGATTGTATTGTTTTCAACACCGCAAGATGCGCTTCAAGCCTACCGTGAAGGGATTCATTTCACTCGCTTAAATCTCGGTAATATGCACGCTCAAGAAGGGAAACGCTGTTTGTCCCGCACACTGTTTGTCGGTCCTGAAGATCAAGACGATCTCAATGCACTGTGTCAACTCGGGGTGATGATTTCCGCTCAATGTATTCCGACGGATCGCGCCATGCGCTGGGATTGTCATGACGAGGAACTCAAGGGGTAG
- a CDS encoding PTS sugar transporter subunit IIA — protein MIGLVIATHADLAAQLLEAAQGIIGPVSRARTMCLDKQCDPEALAQQMAQLIAEVGSDGDGVLVMTDMFGGTPANVAARFLSDPDIEVINGVNLPMLLKFPSGRQSKTLAELTLFLQDYGQKSVVVSRDLIGCGIS, from the coding sequence ATGATAGGATTGGTCATTGCCACACATGCCGATTTGGCCGCACAGTTACTGGAAGCGGCGCAGGGCATTATTGGCCCGGTGAGTCGTGCCCGTACCATGTGTCTTGATAAACAATGTGATCCTGAGGCTCTTGCGCAGCAGATGGCGCAACTGATTGCTGAGGTGGGAAGTGACGGTGATGGTGTTTTGGTGATGACCGACATGTTTGGCGGCACTCCCGCGAATGTTGCTGCACGGTTTTTATCTGATCCCGACATTGAAGTGATTAATGGGGTGAACCTGCCGATGCTGTTGAAATTTCCGAGTGGTCGGCAGTCTAAAACACTGGCTGAACTGACTCTATTCCTACAGGACTATGGACAAAAAAGTGTCGTTGTCTCTCGTGACCTGATTGGGTGTGGGATCAGCTGA
- the rapZ gene encoding RNase adapter RapZ, with protein MRFIVITGLSGSGKSTAAKVLEDEGFYVIDNFPLTLLPTFFEQGGGNVVDSVGVAIVMDVRNPHFVTGYEQIFAAVRQAGHEPEIFFFDAADDELIRRFSTTRRRHPLSNYSTVSAAICQERSLLQPLRDIATVVFDTSLLSVHQLKAAVLRTLHGSPDAGVPMSIRLQSFGFRYGVPLESDLVIDVRFLPNPHYDESLRPLTGCDKPVRDFVLGQQESQEFLQRTQSWLDFLIPRYRREGKRYLTISIGCTGGHHRSVALVEALRDCLKESQDVTITHRDLIKEEG; from the coding sequence GTGAGGTTTATTGTCATTACCGGTTTGTCCGGTTCGGGAAAATCAACTGCAGCTAAAGTCCTCGAAGATGAGGGTTTTTATGTTATTGATAATTTTCCTCTGACCTTGTTGCCGACGTTCTTTGAGCAGGGGGGAGGAAATGTCGTCGATTCGGTCGGTGTGGCGATCGTTATGGATGTGCGTAATCCCCATTTTGTCACGGGCTATGAACAGATTTTTGCCGCAGTGCGTCAGGCTGGTCATGAGCCGGAAATTTTCTTTTTTGACGCTGCAGACGATGAATTGATCCGGCGCTTTTCAACAACACGTCGTCGTCATCCCTTGTCCAATTACAGCACGGTGTCTGCAGCGATCTGCCAAGAGCGCAGCCTGCTGCAGCCGTTACGTGATATTGCAACGGTAGTCTTTGATACCTCTTTGTTGTCGGTTCATCAGCTCAAGGCGGCCGTGTTGAGAACGCTGCATGGGTCTCCCGATGCCGGGGTGCCTATGAGTATCCGCTTGCAATCTTTTGGTTTTCGCTACGGTGTTCCTCTTGAGTCAGATCTGGTCATTGATGTTCGATTCCTGCCGAACCCTCACTACGATGAGTCCTTGCGGCCGTTGACGGGCTGTGACAAGCCTGTGCGTGATTTTGTACTTGGCCAACAGGAATCCCAGGAGTTTCTTCAGAGGACCCAATCGTGGCTTGATTTTCTCATTCCACGCTACCGGCGTGAAGGGAAACGCTATTTGACCATCTCTATTGGTTGTACGGGAGGGCACCACCGTAGTGTTGCTCTTGTCGAAGCATTACGGGATTGTCTCAAAGAATCACAAGATGTTACCATCACTCATCGCGACCTGATAAAGGAGGAAGGATGA